One part of the Bdellovibrio sp. KM01 genome encodes these proteins:
- a CDS encoding ABC transporter permease: MKRPSVILAISFLSILILAVLISPFVFTQGFEQNVDQILLAPSWAHWFGTDSLGRDLFARVLLGARVSLTVGIVCAILTFLIGFTYGSIAGWFEGVLDRMMMRFCDIIMAIPNFILVAVLCLSVQVILPIADPQWAALVGLCVGISFTHWINMARVTRGMVIETKRKPFVEAAIAVGGNRPHILLRHILPNIASTLLVLVAMQIPTNILYESFMSFIGIGVHPPYTSWGILVSEGWKTLSSFPHLILFPSLVLFLTVWSFHILIDNRKQS, from the coding sequence ATGAAACGTCCTTCGGTGATTCTGGCCATTTCTTTTTTAAGTATTTTGATTTTAGCGGTCTTGATCAGTCCTTTTGTATTCACTCAAGGCTTTGAACAAAACGTAGATCAGATTTTGCTCGCACCTTCTTGGGCGCACTGGTTTGGTACGGACTCGTTGGGGCGTGATTTATTTGCCCGGGTTTTATTGGGAGCTCGCGTATCGTTAACAGTGGGAATTGTCTGTGCCATTTTGACTTTCCTGATTGGCTTTACTTACGGTTCCATCGCCGGATGGTTTGAGGGAGTCCTTGATCGTATGATGATGCGCTTTTGTGACATTATCATGGCGATTCCAAATTTCATCCTGGTCGCCGTGTTGTGCTTAAGCGTGCAAGTGATTCTGCCTATTGCGGACCCGCAGTGGGCTGCCTTGGTGGGATTGTGTGTGGGGATTTCATTCACTCACTGGATCAACATGGCTCGTGTGACTCGCGGGATGGTTATTGAAACTAAACGCAAACCGTTTGTTGAAGCCGCGATCGCCGTCGGTGGTAATCGCCCGCATATTTTGCTTCGTCATATCCTGCCTAATATCGCAAGTACGCTTTTGGTATTGGTGGCGATGCAAATTCCCACAAACATCTTGTATGAAAGCTTTATGAGCTTTATCGGGATCGGTGTTCATCCTCCCTATACAAGTTGGGGGATTTTGGTAAGCGAAGGGTGGAAGACTCTATCAAGCTTTCCACATTTGATTTTATTCCCAAGCTTGGTTTTGTTCCTGACCGTGTGGAGTTTCCACATCCTGATCGATAACCGCAAGCAATCCTGA
- a CDS encoding outer membrane protein OmpK: MFQKFFSTLLILLAFSPLQSAFAAKITDGDIHKGDYRWLQFNLMQSIDNKIPFENQQDTYFEMEFGGRSGIVDLYGYLDIFDIFNSPNSDRHGDTSQSATQDDNFFFKFAPRFSLDYMTGHDLTLGPVQEWYVATLFNVGDRALFEEYIGFGSDIQIPWLGKLGANLMARHVRENYGASDEGEWNGYILTTNWFKPFVNFENQSFITWQGYLDYKFGANKIADDVDRTSWSLEWFNGIYWHSKQYAAGYGLKYYQNMALFKSGGIAGETSGFGHYLDLTYKF, translated from the coding sequence ATGTTTCAGAAATTTTTTAGCACGTTGTTGATTCTTTTGGCTTTCTCCCCCCTTCAATCTGCCTTTGCTGCAAAAATCACAGATGGTGATATTCATAAAGGTGATTATCGTTGGTTGCAGTTCAACCTGATGCAATCTATCGACAACAAAATCCCTTTCGAAAATCAGCAGGACACTTACTTTGAAATGGAGTTTGGTGGACGCTCTGGAATCGTGGACCTTTATGGGTACTTGGATATCTTTGATATTTTCAATTCCCCTAACAGCGATCGTCACGGTGATACTTCTCAGTCCGCCACTCAAGACGACAACTTCTTTTTCAAATTCGCTCCGCGCTTTTCTTTGGACTACATGACTGGTCATGATCTGACTTTGGGTCCGGTGCAAGAGTGGTACGTTGCCACTTTGTTCAACGTGGGTGATCGCGCCTTGTTTGAAGAATACATTGGTTTTGGTTCTGACATTCAAATCCCATGGCTGGGGAAATTGGGTGCAAACTTGATGGCTCGTCACGTGCGTGAAAATTACGGCGCGTCCGACGAAGGCGAATGGAACGGTTATATCCTGACAACGAACTGGTTTAAGCCCTTCGTAAACTTTGAAAACCAATCCTTCATCACTTGGCAGGGTTACCTGGATTATAAATTCGGCGCAAATAAAATTGCTGATGACGTAGATCGTACAAGTTGGTCGCTAGAATGGTTTAATGGTATTTACTGGCACTCTAAGCAGTATGCTGCTGGTTACGGTTTGAAGTACTACCAGAACATGGCTTTGTTCAAAAGTGGTGGTATTGCTGGAGAAACTTCGGGCTTTGGTCACTACTTGGATCTGACATATAAATTCTAA
- the ychF gene encoding redox-regulated ATPase YchF: protein MALQVGIVGLPNVGKSTLFNALTSAKAEAANYPFCTIDPNVGVVTVPDPRMDKITSFIKPQKVIPTTMEFVDIAGIVKGASQGEGLGNQFLSHIRQTDAIVHVVRCFDDPNIVHVAGSVDPIRDIEIINTELLLADLDSVEKRLQRIEKQAKNSTDKKLKAEVEVAKKVLEALGKGLPARSVTLDDFEAPLLKEMHLLTAKPVLYAMNVSDSDFAAGGNDWTKSVIARAAEENNKTIMICSAMEAEIALLPPEDRADFLAALGAEEPGLNRLIREAYTLLGLQTYFTAGEKEVRAWTIRANTKAPQAAGVIHTDFEKGFIRAETYHCEDLFTYKSEQAVKDAGKYRVEGKEYVVKDGDVLFFRFNV, encoded by the coding sequence ATGGCTTTACAAGTCGGTATCGTCGGTCTTCCGAATGTTGGTAAAAGTACGCTTTTCAATGCGTTGACTTCAGCTAAGGCTGAGGCAGCCAACTACCCTTTCTGTACTATCGATCCCAACGTGGGCGTTGTAACAGTTCCAGATCCTCGTATGGATAAAATCACTTCCTTTATCAAACCACAAAAAGTAATTCCTACTACAATGGAATTCGTGGATATCGCAGGGATTGTTAAAGGTGCTTCCCAGGGTGAAGGTTTGGGAAACCAATTCCTTTCACACATCCGTCAAACAGACGCTATCGTTCACGTGGTTCGTTGCTTTGACGACCCAAATATCGTGCACGTTGCAGGTTCTGTGGATCCTATCCGTGATATCGAAATCATTAACACTGAGCTTTTGCTAGCTGATTTGGATTCTGTTGAAAAACGTCTTCAACGTATCGAAAAACAAGCTAAGAACTCCACTGACAAGAAATTGAAAGCGGAAGTTGAAGTCGCGAAAAAAGTTCTAGAAGCTTTGGGCAAAGGTCTTCCAGCTCGTTCCGTAACTTTGGACGATTTCGAAGCTCCCCTGCTTAAAGAAATGCATTTGTTGACTGCTAAACCAGTTCTTTACGCTATGAACGTTTCTGATTCTGACTTTGCAGCTGGTGGCAATGACTGGACTAAATCCGTTATCGCTCGCGCTGCCGAAGAAAACAATAAAACGATCATGATCTGTTCTGCGATGGAAGCAGAGATTGCATTGTTGCCACCGGAAGATCGCGCCGACTTCTTGGCAGCCTTGGGTGCGGAAGAGCCAGGTCTGAATCGTTTGATCCGCGAGGCTTATACGCTTTTGGGCTTACAAACTTACTTCACGGCCGGTGAAAAAGAAGTCCGTGCTTGGACGATCCGTGCAAACACGAAAGCTCCACAAGCAGCGGGCGTGATCCATACGGATTTCGAAAAAGGTTTCATCCGTGCGGAAACTTATCACTGTGAAGACTTGTTCACTTACAAGTCCGAGCAAGCAGTAAAAGATGCGGGTAAATACCGTGTCGAAGGTAAAGAGTACGTCGTGAAAGACGGCGACGTTTTATTCTTCCGTTTCAATGTTTAG
- the pth gene encoding aminoacyl-tRNA hydrolase has translation MSSWLIVGLGNPGGEYKLTRHNIGFMAVDYFMQGLGNPSIKNQFKAEVAQATWQGHTLYFCKPQTYMNLSGESVQPLMGYYKIPLDHLIVIHDDIDQPFNQMKIHKNRGHGGHNGIKSISQLMGTQDYARLKLGVGRPENPNYPVADYVLGKFTKEEFDKMPDFLNKGIDAIESIILDGIQKASTKFNG, from the coding sequence ATGTCTTCATGGTTGATCGTTGGACTGGGAAATCCCGGTGGCGAATACAAGCTCACTCGTCACAATATTGGCTTCATGGCTGTCGACTATTTCATGCAAGGCCTGGGCAATCCGTCTATTAAAAATCAATTCAAAGCCGAAGTGGCACAGGCAACGTGGCAAGGTCACACGCTTTACTTCTGCAAACCACAAACATACATGAATCTTTCTGGCGAGTCGGTGCAACCGTTGATGGGTTACTATAAAATCCCTCTGGATCACCTGATCGTCATCCACGACGATATCGACCAGCCGTTCAATCAAATGAAGATTCATAAAAACCGTGGGCACGGCGGTCACAACGGAATCAAAAGTATTTCGCAATTAATGGGAACTCAGGACTATGCCCGACTTAAACTGGGTGTGGGCCGTCCCGAAAACCCGAACTATCCGGTAGCGGATTACGTTCTGGGGAAATTTACGAAGGAAGAGTTCGATAAAATGCCGGACTTCCTCAACAAAGGTATCGACGCAATTGAGAGCATCATTCTAGATGGCATTCAAAAAGCTTCGACAAAATTCAACGGGTAA
- a CDS encoding 50S ribosomal protein L25 gives MKNRIELNVEARQTGKGNSRELRVNRQVPAVIYGAISPVSISVGEKEIVKYNTRAYENALFNLKSPVKEANGIVVLVKKVDVHPVSRRPQHVDFYALDLKKAVRVNVEVRLEGKPVGLSEGGMLNVVNRQIEIEVLPTEIPEFFTADISNLAVGDALHASDVKITGSAKLISSADTTIAVVSAQEEEVVAAPVAAAPAAAAAPAAGAKAAPAAAKPAAKK, from the coding sequence ATGAAAAATAGAATCGAACTAAACGTAGAAGCTCGTCAAACTGGTAAAGGTAACAGCCGCGAATTGCGCGTTAACCGCCAAGTTCCTGCAGTTATCTACGGAGCTATCTCTCCAGTTAGCATCTCTGTTGGCGAAAAAGAAATCGTTAAGTACAACACTCGTGCTTACGAAAATGCTCTTTTCAACTTGAAATCTCCAGTTAAAGAAGCAAACGGTATCGTAGTACTTGTTAAAAAAGTAGACGTTCACCCGGTTTCTCGCCGCCCACAACACGTTGATTTCTACGCTTTGGATCTTAAAAAAGCAGTACGCGTTAACGTTGAAGTTCGTCTTGAAGGTAAACCAGTTGGTTTGTCTGAAGGCGGTATGTTGAACGTAGTTAACCGTCAAATCGAGATCGAAGTTCTTCCAACTGAGATCCCAGAATTCTTCACAGCTGACATCTCTAACTTGGCAGTAGGCGACGCTCTTCACGCATCTGACGTGAAAATCACTGGCTCTGCTAAATTGATCTCTTCTGCTGACACAACTATCGCGGTTGTATCTGCTCAAGAAGAAGAAGTTGTTGCTGCTCCAGTTGCTGCTGCACCGGCTGCTGCCGCTGCTCCAGCTGCAGGCGCAAAAGCTGCTCCAGCTGCTGCTAAACCAGCTGCTAAAAAATAG
- a CDS encoding ribose-phosphate pyrophosphokinase, producing MMKGLKLFTANSNPELAKKVAAAAGIELGYSEVSTFADGEIQVEIHESVRGQDVFVIQSTCPPVNQSYMELFVMLDALRRASAASITAVIPYFGYARQDRKVAPRAPISAKLMADLITTAGADRVVSVDLHAAQIQGFFNVPVDHLFAIPTLARAWRESHGIGSDFVAVSPDAGGVERTRAFAKRIESSMAIIDKRRSGPNEAKALHLIGDVTGKTAVIVDDMIDTAGTLTQAVDSLYKNGAKRVFAVATHPVLSGPAIARLKDSPIEKVWVTDTIPLSEAAKNCGKIEVVSVAPVLAEAIKRIHGNDSVSSLFD from the coding sequence ATGATGAAGGGCCTTAAACTATTTACCGCTAATTCTAACCCTGAGCTGGCTAAGAAGGTGGCTGCGGCTGCCGGTATCGAACTCGGTTACTCCGAGGTCAGCACTTTCGCCGACGGCGAAATCCAAGTAGAAATTCATGAAAGTGTTCGTGGTCAGGATGTCTTTGTAATCCAAAGTACATGCCCACCTGTGAACCAAAGCTATATGGAGCTTTTCGTGATGCTTGATGCTCTTCGCAGAGCTTCGGCAGCTTCCATTACGGCTGTGATCCCGTACTTCGGGTACGCCCGCCAAGACAGAAAGGTCGCTCCACGCGCCCCTATCTCTGCGAAATTAATGGCAGATTTGATCACCACGGCAGGCGCGGACCGCGTGGTTTCCGTGGATTTGCATGCGGCTCAAATCCAAGGTTTTTTTAACGTTCCCGTGGACCATTTGTTCGCCATCCCTACCCTGGCTCGTGCCTGGCGCGAATCCCACGGTATTGGCTCTGACTTTGTTGCAGTGAGTCCCGATGCTGGGGGAGTGGAAAGAACCCGCGCCTTCGCAAAACGCATCGAATCCTCCATGGCCATCATCGATAAACGCCGTTCCGGCCCTAATGAGGCAAAAGCGCTTCACTTGATCGGTGATGTGACTGGAAAAACTGCCGTGATCGTGGACGATATGATCGATACGGCTGGAACACTTACACAAGCAGTTGACAGTCTCTACAAGAATGGGGCAAAACGTGTGTTCGCTGTTGCAACGCACCCTGTTTTATCAGGCCCTGCCATCGCCCGTCTGAAGGATAGCCCCATCGAAAAAGTGTGGGTGACCGACACGATTCCGTTATCGGAAGCAGCGAAAAACTGCGGGAAAATCGAAGTGGTATCCGTAGCTCCAGTTTTGGCTGAAGCAATCAAGCGTATCCACGGCAATGATTCCGTCAGCAGCTTGTTTGATTAA
- a CDS encoding SUMF1/EgtB/PvdO family nonheme iron enzyme — protein MKSLIVSLVYVSLTSFLISCSSGGDSSSDAVAAPPDESSQSPAPAPSPSPTPTVTPSPTVTPSPTVSPEPTASPVPTVAPTATPSPSPEPTVSPAPTASPAPTVTPSPTASPSPEPTVTPSPTVTPSPTVSPSPSPSPSPEPTVTPSPTASPSPSPSPSPSPSPSPTPVMKCPTNFELVSANASLGTSAFCIAKFEMKQSSGSAVSTPTGKPWIATKATAAAACTALGITYRLPTNAEWNATALEIYNRGENWSGGAKLSGNLYTGYYSGWSEPIAVSNTANPYDGTGKSKDEERRTFVLASGAVIWDFGGNAWEWVSDTIYGNSYSPDLSSPYGRNYHNNNWDVKPGSKALLDFTGMTDTPKKDVFMGNLFGGSSGKVIRGGANCVNNRGTVGIFTANIGDITANEVQAPASWGISIQNVGFRCVATPGQY, from the coding sequence ATGAAGAGTTTGATAGTAAGTCTTGTCTACGTCTCTCTGACAAGTTTTCTGATTTCTTGTTCCTCGGGAGGAGACTCGAGCAGCGATGCTGTCGCCGCTCCGCCAGATGAATCGTCTCAGTCACCGGCTCCAGCACCGTCGCCGTCGCCCACACCAACGGTAACGCCATCTCCGACTGTGACACCTTCTCCAACTGTTTCCCCAGAACCTACTGCGAGTCCCGTACCAACAGTTGCGCCGACAGCGACGCCGTCTCCTTCGCCGGAGCCGACTGTTTCGCCTGCACCGACTGCTTCACCAGCTCCGACTGTAACACCTTCTCCAACGGCAAGTCCATCACCGGAGCCGACGGTTACTCCGTCACCAACAGTAACACCTTCTCCAACTGTTTCTCCAAGTCCTTCTCCAAGTCCTTCTCCAGAGCCAACGGTCACGCCATCACCGACGGCGAGCCCTTCACCATCTCCGTCACCAAGTCCGTCGCCCTCGCCATCACCAACACCAGTGATGAAATGCCCGACGAATTTTGAATTGGTGAGTGCGAATGCTTCACTTGGAACTTCGGCATTTTGTATCGCAAAATTTGAAATGAAACAAAGCTCCGGCTCGGCGGTATCGACGCCGACTGGTAAGCCGTGGATTGCGACGAAGGCAACGGCAGCAGCTGCGTGTACGGCACTTGGTATCACGTATCGTTTGCCGACGAATGCCGAGTGGAATGCGACAGCTTTGGAAATTTATAATCGCGGAGAAAACTGGTCGGGTGGAGCAAAACTTTCAGGAAATCTTTATACCGGTTATTACTCCGGTTGGAGCGAACCGATTGCCGTCAGCAACACCGCAAACCCATACGATGGGACGGGAAAAAGCAAAGACGAAGAACGCCGGACTTTTGTTCTTGCAAGTGGGGCCGTGATTTGGGACTTCGGAGGTAATGCCTGGGAGTGGGTCAGCGACACGATTTATGGAAACTCCTACTCTCCAGATTTATCGTCACCGTATGGCCGTAATTATCATAACAATAACTGGGACGTGAAGCCTGGCTCGAAAGCGCTGTTGGATTTCACGGGCATGACCGATACCCCTAAAAAGGACGTCTTTATGGGGAATTTATTCGGCGGCAGCTCGGGCAAGGTTATTCGCGGTGGAGCAAACTGTGTGAACAATCGAGGCACCGTTGGAATCTTCACAGCGAACATCGGTGATATCACGGCAAATGAAGTGCAGGCTCCCGCATCGTGGGGAATCAGCATTCAGAACGTGGGTTTCCGTTGTGTCGCCACTCCAGGACAGTATTAA
- the rdgB gene encoding RdgB/HAM1 family non-canonical purine NTP pyrophosphatase — MELWIATGNKGKLTEYRILLNEVADLNLHHQGEISSFTPRPEDGKTFLDNARIKAKTLRAVKNNVWVLGEDAGLEVEGLNNLPGIHSARYAGPKASDSENVSKLLKMITLKPMANKNAKFVCTTVVYTPTGEEWVFTGEMKGTIASKPAGLHGFGYDPVFIPEGQTQTLAELASGFKAQHSHRAQATKQFLAKLKETGNI, encoded by the coding sequence ATGGAACTTTGGATTGCAACTGGCAATAAAGGCAAACTTACTGAATACCGTATTCTTTTAAATGAAGTGGCGGACTTGAATCTTCATCATCAAGGTGAGATCTCGTCCTTCACTCCCCGACCAGAGGACGGCAAAACATTTTTGGACAACGCTCGTATCAAAGCGAAAACTTTGCGCGCCGTTAAAAACAATGTTTGGGTTTTAGGTGAAGACGCCGGGCTTGAAGTGGAAGGACTTAACAATCTTCCAGGAATTCACTCTGCTCGCTATGCGGGTCCTAAAGCTTCCGATAGCGAAAACGTTTCGAAGCTTTTGAAAATGATCACTCTGAAACCGATGGCAAATAAGAATGCGAAGTTCGTTTGCACGACAGTCGTGTACACGCCAACAGGTGAAGAATGGGTTTTCACCGGGGAAATGAAAGGCACGATAGCCAGCAAGCCTGCAGGTCTGCACGGTTTTGGTTACGATCCTGTGTTCATTCCAGAGGGACAAACGCAAACTTTGGCGGAACTTGCGAGCGGATTTAAAGCCCAGCACTCTCACCGCGCTCAAGCGACAAAACAATTCCTGGCGAAACTTAAAGAAACTGGAAATATCTGA
- the rph gene encoding ribonuclease PH, producing the protein MRSDGRLFDQLRNIKITPNVAEYAEGSALVEFGKTKVLCTASYEAKAPQWLAGTGAGWVTAEYGMLPRATHTRNKREKSLNSGRTQEISRLIGRSLRAAVDLKQLGEKQIIIDCDVLNADGGTRTASVTGGYVALALALKKLAAVSEIKSMPLINYVSAISVGLHNDNILLDLNYDEDSAIGTDMNFVMTDKGTFIEVQGTAEHMPFTRQQLNKMMDVAEKGCRELFIHQAAIVGEAYRLAGV; encoded by the coding sequence ATGCGCAGCGACGGCCGTCTTTTTGACCAACTTAGAAATATCAAAATCACACCAAATGTTGCTGAATATGCTGAAGGCTCTGCTTTAGTTGAATTTGGTAAAACAAAAGTTCTTTGCACCGCAAGCTATGAAGCGAAAGCTCCGCAATGGCTCGCAGGCACTGGCGCGGGCTGGGTGACGGCAGAGTACGGCATGCTTCCTCGTGCCACTCATACTCGTAATAAACGCGAAAAATCTTTGAACTCGGGTCGCACTCAAGAAATCTCTCGTCTGATCGGGCGTAGCCTTCGCGCTGCGGTTGATTTGAAACAATTGGGTGAAAAACAAATCATCATCGACTGTGACGTTTTGAATGCTGATGGCGGTACACGCACGGCTTCGGTAACGGGCGGTTATGTTGCTTTGGCGTTGGCTCTTAAAAAGCTTGCAGCGGTAAGCGAAATTAAGTCCATGCCATTGATCAATTACGTTTCCGCGATCAGCGTGGGTCTTCACAATGATAATATTTTATTAGATTTAAATTACGACGAAGACAGCGCGATCGGCACGGATATGAATTTTGTTATGACGGACAAAGGAACTTTCATTGAAGTCCAAGGAACAGCGGAACACATGCCATTCACTCGTCAACAATTGAACAAGATGATGGATGTGGCTGAAAAAGGTTGCCGTGAATTATTCATTCACCAGGCAGCGATCGTTGGCGAAGCTTATCGTTTGGCTGGCGTTTAA
- a CDS encoding N-acetylmuramoyl-L-alanine amidase — translation MISLKTKQSFCALLLSMWATPALASFHIVVDPGHGGVDKGAVYNSIREAELVLTVAQKLQTLLSKDPNFTVTMTREKDRAISLPERVKTAEKANADLYVSLHANAALDQRARGVEFFFQNNMPSDEDSLFLANQENQAIMNARDLHTISGGDELSKKGDIAAIVEDLRRQNRMFSSLRLTKALTTIWENDENAMRATIKQAPFYVISKTSMPAVLIEIGFISNPREAKRLQQKDYQKDLAEKIYNALVSYKEKMDNSSAKNLN, via the coding sequence ATGATCTCTCTCAAAACGAAACAGTCTTTCTGCGCTCTGCTGCTGAGTATGTGGGCAACTCCTGCTCTCGCCTCATTTCATATCGTCGTTGACCCCGGTCACGGAGGTGTCGATAAGGGAGCGGTTTACAATTCTATTCGTGAAGCTGAACTCGTTTTAACAGTCGCTCAAAAACTGCAAACCCTATTAAGCAAAGATCCAAATTTTACGGTCACCATGACTCGCGAAAAAGATCGCGCCATCTCCCTGCCCGAGCGCGTGAAAACCGCTGAAAAAGCCAATGCCGATTTGTATGTGAGCCTTCATGCCAATGCAGCTTTAGATCAGCGGGCGCGGGGTGTGGAATTTTTCTTTCAAAACAACATGCCTAGCGATGAAGACAGTCTGTTTTTAGCGAATCAGGAAAATCAGGCCATCATGAATGCCCGCGACCTGCACACCATTTCTGGTGGTGATGAACTTTCAAAAAAAGGTGACATTGCAGCGATTGTTGAAGATCTGCGTCGCCAAAATCGTATGTTCTCGAGCTTACGCTTAACGAAAGCTCTGACGACGATCTGGGAAAACGACGAAAACGCCATGCGGGCCACCATAAAACAAGCGCCTTTTTATGTGATCTCAAAGACGTCTATGCCTGCAGTCTTAATTGAGATTGGCTTTATTTCGAATCCGCGCGAGGCAAAACGCCTCCAACAGAAGGATTATCAAAAAGATCTCGCCGAAAAAATCTATAACGCCCTCGTCTCATATAAAGAAAAGATGGACAACTCCTCGGCCAAGAACTTAAATTAG
- a CDS encoding serine protease, with translation MKTFVIFSILILIQSLASAKPAPYPVTCENLDACPEPVVGLIQDGKSVCTGVLVAEDTIATNLHCIPEDIRQNDASCKGRIVVTFPASRSREEQHEDCDQIKFISSPLKDTPLTPDWAIFKLAKKAPRMHAPINTNGFSDGEMVTMFKIDPTDKGTGILRKVTCPAIQNSLANPFFTGVKSPIIAMVPCETMKGNSGSPLMTASMEVKGLLNSMGTAADVNLKKAPFYHVSFGSNFACLNIPGLATASSPHPDCNKTIVSESIRGATASLISRFTDPLMKSFNADVNAELNKLHAQSKYVVLWDVDQKNKAFDGIQTRVSDVTFKPSCINFKKDKLRAKQGLQHGLVTYNLEYLEWGLEIHLDNSGRPRADLVPKKTQSNLVFSPAHLTTGQPVAFKHGSQSYTLPFCEDVKDKK, from the coding sequence GTGAAAACCTTCGTGATTTTTTCCATTCTCATTTTGATACAGAGCCTAGCGAGTGCTAAACCAGCACCGTATCCGGTGACCTGCGAGAATTTGGATGCCTGCCCCGAACCCGTGGTGGGACTTATCCAGGATGGAAAATCAGTCTGCACCGGAGTTTTGGTTGCCGAAGACACAATCGCGACAAATCTGCACTGTATCCCCGAAGACATTCGCCAAAACGATGCTTCTTGTAAGGGCCGCATCGTAGTCACCTTCCCCGCTTCCCGCAGTCGCGAAGAACAGCATGAAGATTGTGACCAGATCAAATTTATTTCTTCCCCGCTCAAAGATACACCACTAACGCCGGACTGGGCGATTTTCAAATTAGCTAAAAAAGCTCCCCGCATGCATGCCCCGATCAACACCAATGGTTTTTCTGATGGCGAGATGGTGACGATGTTTAAAATCGATCCAACGGATAAAGGCACCGGCATCTTACGCAAAGTCACTTGTCCTGCGATTCAAAACTCTTTGGCGAATCCGTTCTTTACAGGTGTAAAAAGCCCCATCATCGCGATGGTTCCGTGTGAAACGATGAAGGGTAATTCCGGCTCGCCTTTGATGACGGCTTCCATGGAAGTAAAAGGACTTTTGAACTCCATGGGAACCGCAGCCGACGTGAATCTAAAAAAGGCACCCTTTTATCACGTAAGCTTTGGATCTAACTTTGCTTGTTTAAATATTCCGGGCCTGGCGACAGCAAGCTCTCCACATCCTGATTGCAATAAGACGATAGTTTCCGAAAGCATTCGCGGCGCCACGGCCAGCCTGATCAGTCGCTTCACAGATCCTTTGATGAAATCATTCAATGCCGATGTGAACGCGGAACTGAATAAGCTACACGCGCAAAGTAAGTACGTGGTGTTGTGGGACGTAGATCAAAAAAACAAGGCATTCGACGGCATTCAAACCCGTGTTAGCGATGTGACCTTTAAACCTTCTTGCATCAACTTTAAAAAAGACAAGCTGCGCGCGAAGCAAGGCCTCCAACACGGTCTTGTAACCTATAATTTGGAATACTTGGAATGGGGCTTAGAAATCCATCTGGATAACAGCGGGCGACCCCGCGCTGATCTTGTTCCAAAGAAAACACAATCAAACCTTGTCTTCTCCCCAGCTCACTTAACAACCGGCCAACCGGTGGCATTTAAGCACGGCAGCCAGTCTTATACGCTGCCCTTCTGTGAAGATGTTAAAGACAAAAAATAG
- a CDS encoding ATP-dependent Clp protease proteolytic subunit, which yields MILQANEVFLLTSTQRRETMATIPYVIESTASGERSYDVYSRLLKDRILILGSVVTDEVANALIAQMLFLESDNPEKDIHLYINSPGGSVSAGLAIYDVMNYIKCDVATYCIGVAASMGSFLLSAGAPGKRFSMPNSRILIHQPHLGDGGIGGQVSDIEIHARELVRSKKKLIDLYAEHTGQSAKHLTKLMERDHNMTALEAKELGLIDGVIESRKKRILKNAG from the coding sequence ATAATCCTTCAGGCAAACGAAGTCTTCCTACTCACGTCCACTCAAAGGAGAGAAACCATGGCCACCATTCCCTATGTTATTGAAAGCACCGCAAGCGGCGAACGTTCTTACGACGTTTACTCACGCCTTTTAAAAGATCGCATCTTAATTTTAGGCAGTGTCGTGACTGACGAGGTCGCTAACGCCCTGATCGCGCAGATGTTATTTCTGGAATCAGACAACCCAGAAAAAGACATTCATCTATATATCAACTCGCCCGGCGGTTCGGTGTCGGCGGGACTCGCGATCTATGATGTCATGAACTATATCAAGTGTGATGTGGCGACTTATTGTATTGGTGTTGCTGCGAGCATGGGTTCGTTCCTATTGTCAGCTGGTGCACCCGGAAAAAGATTTTCCATGCCCAATAGCCGCATCCTAATCCATCAGCCACACTTGGGTGACGGCGGAATCGGCGGGCAGGTGAGTGACATCGAAATCCACGCCCGAGAACTTGTCCGCTCAAAAAAGAAGTTGATCGATCTTTACGCTGAACACACTGGTCAAAGCGCCAAACATCTGACGAAGCTGATGGAGCGCGATCACAACATGACCGCCCTCGAGGCGAAAGAGCTCGGTTTAATTGACGGAGTCATTGAATCACGAAAGAAAAGAATCTTAAAAAATGCTGGATAA